In one window of Tumebacillus algifaecis DNA:
- a CDS encoding molybdopterin-binding protein, which produces MKKEVRVQDAIGMRLAHDLTRIVPGEFKGRLFKKGHLIAEEDIPALLDIGKEHIYILQLTAGELHEDDAALRMGAALAGEQMTFGEPHEGKVVLKANQQGLLKVDVERLFAINMIDEIAVVAKQTDTVLAPGDKIVGLRAIPLTVAEEKVEQVERIAADGAVFSIKPFQRMKVGVVTTGSEVLNGRIEDKFGPRVREKLERFGSEVIEQKIVGDRLEDIAQAIVEFQQNGADLVLCTGGMSVDPDDRTPGAIKRVATEVVSYGMPVLPGSMMMLAYREGMPIFGLPGCVIFDDFTSFDILLPRVLAGEKVTRAEVARLGHGGLL; this is translated from the coding sequence ATGAAAAAGGAAGTTCGCGTACAAGATGCGATCGGGATGCGCCTCGCGCACGACCTGACCCGCATCGTGCCGGGGGAGTTTAAAGGCCGCCTGTTTAAAAAAGGGCATTTGATCGCGGAGGAAGACATTCCGGCACTGTTAGATATCGGGAAAGAGCACATCTACATTTTGCAACTCACAGCGGGCGAACTGCATGAAGATGATGCGGCGCTGCGGATGGGGGCGGCGCTGGCTGGCGAGCAGATGACGTTCGGGGAGCCGCACGAAGGCAAAGTGGTGCTGAAGGCCAATCAGCAGGGGCTCTTGAAAGTCGATGTGGAGCGCTTGTTTGCGATCAACATGATCGATGAGATCGCCGTGGTCGCCAAACAGACCGACACGGTGCTTGCGCCTGGTGATAAGATCGTCGGGCTGCGGGCGATTCCGCTGACGGTGGCGGAGGAGAAGGTGGAGCAAGTCGAGCGGATCGCCGCGGACGGGGCTGTCTTTTCGATCAAGCCGTTTCAACGCATGAAAGTAGGCGTGGTCACCACCGGATCGGAAGTGCTGAACGGGCGGATCGAGGACAAATTTGGCCCGCGGGTGCGAGAGAAGTTGGAGCGCTTCGGCTCCGAGGTGATCGAACAGAAGATCGTCGGGGATCGGTTGGAGGACATCGCGCAGGCGATCGTCGAGTTCCAGCAGAACGGCGCAGATCTGGTGCTCTGCACTGGCGGCATGTCGGTCGATCCGGATGACCGCACGCCGGGCGCGATCAAACGGGTGGCGACGGAGGTCGTGTCCTACGGGATGCCTGTCCTGCCAGGGTCAATGATGATGTTGGCCTATCGCGAGGGGATGCCGATCTTCGGTTTGCCAGGCTGTGTGATCTTTGACGACTTCACTTCCTTTGACATCCTCCTGCCCCGCGTGTTGGCAGGGGAAAAGGTGACGCGAGCAGAGGTGGCGCGCCTTGGGCATGGAGGACTGCTGTGA
- the mobA gene encoding molybdenum cofactor guanylyltransferase yields the protein MRGILLCGGASRRMGRRKEWLPFAERPLLLHTLETLHAVCSDVVVVTHEEKERERLVQLQVRAIADEYAGQGPLAGLHAGLSGLAKGEKACLVACDLPFLRADILRDLAEQFDEEPGVQAVVPQDGSRPFPVCALYDGQVREIAASCLQNGENAMRRFLANLQVRYVPIERYAAYDPPPFLNMNTPDDYERASILWKKEGC from the coding sequence ATGCGTGGAATTCTGCTTTGCGGTGGAGCGTCGAGACGGATGGGGCGGCGGAAGGAATGGTTGCCGTTTGCAGAACGGCCATTGCTGTTGCATACGTTGGAGACCTTGCATGCGGTGTGCAGCGATGTGGTGGTGGTCACGCATGAGGAAAAAGAGCGCGAGCGACTTGTTCAATTACAAGTACGCGCGATTGCAGATGAATATGCGGGTCAAGGTCCGCTCGCCGGACTCCATGCTGGGCTCAGTGGGTTGGCAAAGGGTGAAAAAGCCTGTCTGGTCGCCTGTGATCTCCCCTTTTTGCGAGCCGACATCTTGCGCGATTTAGCGGAGCAGTTCGACGAGGAGCCGGGGGTGCAGGCGGTCGTGCCTCAGGATGGATCACGCCCGTTTCCTGTCTGTGCGCTGTATGATGGACAAGTGCGGGAAATTGCGGCATCCTGTTTACAGAATGGGGAAAATGCGATGCGGCGTTTTTTGGCAAACTTGCAGGTGCGGTATGTGCCGATTGAGCGATATGCGGCATATGACCCGCCACCTTTTCTCAATATGAATACGCCGGACGATTATGAGCGGGCGAGTATCTTATGGAAGAAAGAAGGCTGTTGA
- a CDS encoding molybdopterin molybdotransferase MoeA: MEQFLRLEAAWQVTLERTKAGAVETVPLVEAYGRVLAEAVRAKAPMPPFDRSALDGYAVRAADVRGASPQSPVELLVCEEVVAGAMPERVVAAGQAARIMTGAPIPSGADAVVRKEAVERVEVGREDAASSGEQVRILLEVPAGEAICVQGEDAPIGAELLAAGCVIGAAETALLATNGDALVSVFRKPRVGILVSGSEVRPLSGDLLPGQIHDSNGPMLAALVRDLGGDPVLYGQVGDELDAIARQVKRMAEECDLVLTTGGVSVGEYDLMRDAYELAGGEVLFWKVTMRPGTPVTFAEVAGTPVYGLSGNPAAAYVNFVMLVVPVLRKLAGFAHVLHRPVKAYLESAGRTAVIGLDRFLRAELVAVDGRLVAQVGRGQKAAILTSLVGIQGLVRIPAREQVQNGALVEVFLLKEEAFAR, translated from the coding sequence ATGGAGCAGTTTCTGCGTCTCGAAGCGGCGTGGCAGGTGACGCTTGAGCGCACGAAAGCAGGTGCGGTCGAAACGGTGCCGCTCGTTGAGGCGTATGGGCGGGTGCTGGCCGAAGCGGTGCGGGCCAAAGCACCGATGCCGCCCTTTGATCGCTCGGCGCTGGACGGGTATGCGGTGCGGGCAGCCGATGTGCGGGGTGCTTCGCCGCAGTCTCCGGTCGAACTGCTCGTCTGCGAAGAGGTGGTGGCCGGAGCGATGCCCGAACGGGTGGTCGCAGCGGGACAGGCGGCGCGGATCATGACCGGTGCGCCGATCCCGAGCGGGGCCGATGCGGTGGTGCGCAAGGAAGCGGTCGAACGGGTCGAAGTGGGCCGAGAGGACGCCGCATCCTCGGGGGAACAGGTGCGTATTTTGCTGGAAGTGCCTGCTGGGGAAGCGATCTGCGTGCAGGGAGAAGATGCGCCGATCGGGGCGGAGCTTTTGGCGGCAGGGTGTGTGATCGGTGCGGCGGAGACGGCGTTGCTGGCGACGAATGGCGATGCGCTAGTGTCCGTCTTTCGCAAGCCGCGCGTCGGGATTCTCGTGTCGGGCAGCGAAGTGCGCCCGCTGAGCGGGGACCTGTTGCCCGGCCAGATTCACGACAGCAACGGCCCGATGCTGGCAGCACTCGTGCGCGATCTGGGTGGCGATCCCGTGCTGTACGGGCAGGTCGGCGATGAACTGGACGCGATCGCGAGGCAGGTCAAACGCATGGCGGAAGAATGCGACCTCGTTCTGACCACCGGAGGCGTCTCGGTCGGGGAGTACGATCTGATGCGCGACGCTTATGAGCTTGCGGGTGGTGAAGTCCTGTTTTGGAAAGTGACGATGCGGCCGGGCACTCCGGTCACCTTTGCTGAAGTGGCGGGAACTCCGGTGTACGGTCTGTCGGGCAATCCGGCTGCGGCCTATGTCAATTTTGTCATGCTGGTCGTGCCGGTGTTGCGCAAACTGGCAGGTTTTGCACATGTTCTGCACCGCCCGGTGAAAGCCTATTTGGAAAGCGCAGGCCGGACTGCGGTGATCGGACTCGACCGCTTTTTGCGTGCGGAATTGGTCGCGGTGGACGGACGTCTCGTCGCGCAGGTTGGCCGTGGGCAGAAAGCGGCCATTCTCACCTCGCTCGTCGGCATTCAAGGGCTGGTGCGGATTCCGGCGCGCGAGCAGGTGCAAAACGGTGCGCTCGTCGAGGTCTTTCTGCTGAAGGAAGAGGCGTTCGCCAGATGA